One genomic window of Acomys russatus chromosome 29, mAcoRus1.1, whole genome shotgun sequence includes the following:
- the Wnt4 gene encoding protein Wnt-4 has product MSPRSCLRSLRLLVFAVFSAAASNWLYLAKLSSVGSISEEETCEKLKGLIQRQVQMCKRNLEVMDSVRRGAQLAIEECQYQFRNRRWNCSTLDSLPVFGKVVTQGTREAAFVYAISSAGVAFAVTRACSSGELEKCGCDRTVHGVSPQGFQWSGCSDNIAYGVAFSQSFVDVRERSKGASSSRALMNLHNNEAGRKAILTHMRVECKCHGVSGSCEVKTCWRAVPPFRQVGHALKEKFDGATEVEPRRVGSSRALVPRNAQFKPHTDEDLVYLEPSPDFCEQDIRSGVLGTRGRTCNKTSKAIDGCELLCCGRGFHTAQVELAERCGCRFHWCCFVKCRQCQRLVEMHTCR; this is encoded by the exons ATGAGCCCCCGCTCGTGCCTGCGGTCGCTGCGACTCCTCGTCTTCGCCGTGTTCTCGGCCGCCGCGAGCAACTGGCT GTACCTGGCCAAGCTGTCCTCAGTGGGCAGCATCTCCGAAGAGGAGACGTGCGAGAAGCTCAAAGGCCTGATCCAGAGACAGGTGCAGATGTGCAAGCGGAACCTAGAAGTGATGGACTCAGTGCGCCGAGGCGCCCAGCTGGCCATCGAGGAGTGCCAATACCAGTTCCGGAATCGACGGTGGAACTGCTCCACACTGGACTCCTTGCCTGTCTTTGGGAAGGTGGTGACACAAG ggaCTCGGGAGGCGGCCTTTGTATACGCCATCTCTTCAGCAGGTGTGGCCTTTGCAGTGACAAGGGCATGCAGCAGTGGAGAGCTGGAGAAGTGTGGCTGTGACCGGACAGTGCACGGGGTCAGCCCACAAG GCTTCCAGTGGTCAGGATGTTCAGACAACATCGCCTATGGCGTAGCCTTCTCACAGTCCTTTGTGGATGTACGGGAGAGAAGCAAGGGTGCCTCCTCCAGCCGGGCACTCATGAATCTTCACAACAACGAGGCTGGCAGGAAG GCCATCTTGACACACATGCGGGTGGAGTGCAAGTGCCACGGGGTGTCAGGCTCCTGCGAGGTAAAGACATGCTGGCGAGCTGTACCACCCTTCCGCCAAGTTGGCCACGCACTAAAGGAGAAGTTTGACGGTGCCACAGAGGTGGAGCCACGTCGTGTGGGCTCCTCCCGGGCACTGGTGCCACGAAATGCACAGTTCAAGCCACATACGGATGAGGACCTGGTATACCTGGAGCCCAGTCCAGACTTCTGTGAGCAGGACATACGCAGTGGTGTGCTAGGCACAAGAGGCCGCACATGCAACAAGACGTCCAAAGCCATTGATGGCTGCGAGCTGCTGTGCTGTGGCCGCGGTTTCCACACAGCGCAGGTGGAGCTAGCCGAGCGCTGTGGCTGCAGGTTCCACTGGTGCTGTTTCGTCAAGTGCCGGCAGTGCCAGCGCCTCGTGGAGATGCACACATGCCGGTGA